The following proteins are co-located in the Massilia litorea genome:
- a CDS encoding aminotransferase-like domain-containing protein translates to MSQLKTIQDEDSPPWLPRLAVHGGPRFLQIADALQAAVAEGVLKPGDRLPTQRLLAARLDVDLTTITRAYDEARRRNLLEGRGARGTYVAAPKAELSPVLDLSMNTPPPPDGVDFDDLLKQGLSQVLMRSDNASLMTYHLGGGSDSDRQAGAKWLEPMFGHLDPGQLVVCPGAQAAIAALILALTQPGDVILAEPAAYPGLRAAATQFGRRIIAVEADRHGMMPGMLEAACRRHKPGLVYLNPTLQNPTAVTMPERRRRELAGIAQRCKVRIVEDDPYWLLADAPPPPVARFAPEQVVYISTLSKCLTPGLRVAFVLVRDPHERERFLAALRSFALMAAPLTAALATQWILDGSADGLLAGVRKEARLRHRMARDILAGRYSGPGDGLHIWLELPAYWNSAQLARAAASDGIAVTPAEAFATGSGSVNAIRISLGSIKDRGRLQAGLQRLSHLLASRPEPFSAAVV, encoded by the coding sequence ATGTCCCAGTTGAAAACCATACAAGACGAAGATTCGCCACCCTGGCTGCCGCGGCTGGCCGTGCATGGCGGGCCACGTTTCTTGCAGATTGCGGATGCCTTGCAGGCGGCGGTGGCAGAGGGAGTGCTGAAGCCGGGTGACCGCCTGCCAACGCAACGCCTGCTGGCAGCACGGCTGGACGTCGACCTGACGACGATCACGCGCGCTTACGACGAAGCCAGGCGCCGCAACTTGCTGGAGGGCCGCGGCGCCCGAGGTACTTATGTCGCGGCGCCGAAAGCCGAATTGAGCCCGGTCCTCGACCTGAGCATGAATACCCCGCCGCCGCCGGATGGCGTGGACTTCGACGACCTGTTGAAACAGGGTTTGTCCCAAGTACTGATGAGGTCTGATAATGCATCGCTGATGACTTACCACCTGGGCGGGGGAAGCGACTCCGACCGTCAGGCCGGCGCGAAATGGCTCGAGCCGATGTTCGGACACCTGGATCCCGGGCAGCTGGTTGTCTGTCCGGGTGCGCAAGCGGCGATCGCCGCATTGATCCTTGCGCTGACGCAGCCTGGCGATGTGATCCTGGCAGAGCCGGCGGCTTATCCCGGCTTGCGTGCCGCCGCGACCCAGTTCGGCCGGCGGATCATTGCAGTGGAAGCCGACCGGCACGGGATGATGCCAGGGATGCTCGAGGCAGCGTGCCGCCGGCACAAGCCCGGGCTGGTCTACCTCAATCCGACCTTGCAGAACCCGACCGCCGTCACCATGCCGGAACGCCGGCGCAGGGAGCTCGCCGGCATCGCGCAGCGCTGCAAGGTACGCATCGTCGAGGACGATCCCTACTGGCTCCTTGCCGATGCACCGCCACCGCCCGTTGCCAGGTTTGCCCCGGAACAGGTGGTCTACATCTCGACCCTGTCGAAATGCCTGACGCCCGGCTTGCGGGTCGCCTTCGTGCTCGTGCGCGACCCGCACGAACGCGAACGCTTCCTGGCCGCACTCAGGTCATTTGCGCTGATGGCCGCTCCGCTGACGGCCGCACTGGCCACCCAGTGGATCCTCGACGGTTCGGCTGACGGATTATTGGCAGGCGTGCGCAAGGAAGCGCGCCTGCGCCACCGGATGGCGCGGGATATCCTGGCGGGGCGGTACAGCGGCCCTGGCGACGGCCTGCACATATGGCTCGAGTTGCCGGCGTACTGGAACTCCGCGCAGCTTGCGCGTGCAGCCGCCAGCGACGGCATCGCAGTCACGCCGGCGGAGGCCTTCGCAACGGGCAGCGGATCGGTGAATGCAATCCGGATCTCGTTGGGGAGCATCAAGGACCGTGGACGCCTGCAGGCGGGACTTCAACGGCTGTCGCATCTGCTTGCGAGTCGGCCCGAGCCGTTCAGCGCAGCCGTGGTTTAA
- a CDS encoding MFS transporter, producing MTRRPWYFGWNIVAAATVLTTLTVGMRLGIGPFFLPMGQDLGFSRSLLASIIAIGMLCYGLAMPLAGYLVARRGTRFVLLLGTAIVVLSVIWTVNARTPLSFLLAFGVSMSVGLGFTSPVALTPVISRWFTRQRGMALFFLSTGSMAGMAVLTPALTLSIGSIGWQSTLLAFAAIFTVVTVPAALFVMRDHAPPGTDLLPEQAGAQAAAPRAAPASLSFGAAIRTSPFWKIVAGLFACGFSMNLLGTHGVPMLMDHGFDAMTSSYGIGLIGLVAILGTLVLGRLSDRLPRRNILGVIYLVRGLGFFALLAVGTHWELYIAATIGGMVWAGSIATSSAMLADIYGVRLVGVMYGTAYLGHQVGAMLSSWFGGWGYEHFGSHLPAFGSAGVLLLAASFVSLRLPLRGGTPFVPITASASPD from the coding sequence ATGACGCGCCGCCCCTGGTACTTCGGCTGGAACATCGTTGCCGCCGCCACCGTATTGACCACGCTCACCGTCGGCATGCGCCTCGGGATCGGGCCCTTCTTCCTGCCCATGGGCCAGGACCTCGGCTTCAGCCGCAGCCTGCTGGCCTCGATCATCGCCATCGGCATGCTGTGCTACGGGCTGGCCATGCCGCTCGCCGGCTACCTGGTCGCGCGCCGCGGCACCCGCTTCGTGCTCCTGCTGGGCACGGCGATCGTCGTCCTTTCCGTGATCTGGACGGTGAACGCGCGCACGCCGCTCTCCTTCCTGCTGGCCTTCGGCGTGTCGATGTCGGTCGGTCTCGGCTTCACCAGCCCGGTGGCGCTCACGCCGGTCATCAGCCGCTGGTTCACGCGCCAGCGCGGCATGGCGCTGTTCTTCCTGTCCACGGGTTCGATGGCGGGGATGGCGGTACTGACGCCGGCGCTGACCCTGTCCATCGGCTCCATCGGCTGGCAGTCGACCTTGCTGGCCTTTGCCGCCATCTTTACCGTGGTCACCGTGCCGGCGGCGCTGTTCGTCATGCGCGACCATGCGCCCCCTGGCACCGACCTGCTGCCCGAACAGGCCGGCGCGCAGGCGGCGGCGCCCAGGGCGGCGCCGGCGAGCCTGTCCTTCGGCGCCGCCATCCGGACCTCGCCCTTCTGGAAGATCGTGGCCGGCCTGTTCGCCTGCGGCTTCAGCATGAACCTGCTCGGCACACACGGCGTGCCGATGCTGATGGACCACGGCTTCGATGCGATGACGAGTTCTTACGGCATCGGCCTGATCGGGCTGGTCGCCATTCTCGGCACGCTGGTGTTAGGCCGGCTGTCCGATCGGCTCCCCCGCAGGAACATCCTCGGCGTGATCTATCTGGTGCGTGGCCTCGGCTTTTTCGCGCTGCTCGCGGTCGGCACGCATTGGGAACTGTACATCGCCGCCACGATCGGCGGCATGGTCTGGGCCGGCAGCATCGCCACCTCGTCGGCGATGCTGGCCGATATCTACGGCGTGCGCCTGGTCGGCGTCATGTACGGCACCGCCTACCTCGGGCACCAGGTCGGCGCCATGCTCAGCTCCTGGTTCGGCGGCTGGGGCTACGAGCACTTCGGCAGCCACTTGCCGGCCTTCGGCAGCGCGGGCGTGCTGCTGCTGGCCGCGTCCTTCGTGTCGCTGCGGCTGCCGTTGCGGGGAGGGACCCCGTTCGTTCCCATCACGGCAAGCGCAAGTCCAGACTGA
- a CDS encoding response regulator transcription factor: MEPITVAIAAQDGTGMAQCRNTLRHDGEIIVLRQSMNSENLVTRMCRLKPRILLLSADLCTDAECSLLQALRRKCPGTLVMLVGPHAIEDDQLANALLVGARGYLEQGDLERLLARAVHGVDRGEAWVTRKMLGKIMEMSLS; the protein is encoded by the coding sequence ATGGAACCTATTACCGTGGCAATCGCGGCCCAGGATGGCACCGGCATGGCGCAATGCAGGAACACGCTGCGCCACGACGGTGAGATCATTGTTTTACGGCAATCGATGAATAGCGAAAACCTGGTTACCAGGATGTGTCGCCTGAAACCGCGCATCCTGTTGTTGAGCGCCGACCTGTGCACCGACGCCGAGTGCTCGCTGCTGCAAGCCTTGCGCCGCAAGTGCCCCGGGACGCTCGTCATGCTGGTCGGACCGCATGCCATCGAGGATGACCAGCTGGCCAATGCCCTTTTGGTAGGCGCGCGCGGCTATCTCGAGCAGGGCGACCTCGAGCGCCTGCTGGCAAGGGCGGTGCATGGGGTCGACCGGGGCGAAGCCTGGGTGACGCGCAAGATGCTGGGCAAAATCATGGAAATGAGCCTGTCCTAG
- a CDS encoding TolC family outer membrane protein, whose protein sequence is MKRRTVLPTLALACGLAASSCAGAETLRDAVAQAVHTNPEVLAAASRRYAADEGVKQARANYFPRIDLNVGTGREHLDTPDTRLRDLSDAGFRQRDATVTLSQMLFDGLATRSQVAGQTARVESSAYGVAAIADELALRTVAVYLEVLRRQETVAAAVDNLDAHQRIYQQIKLLSEGGVGRRADLDQAESRLALAKANLRQEQSSLRDAELGYRRLVGAAPAALRAPEPLDRQLPASETLAVDAALAGHPSVKSAEADVAFATALQSGARSALSPRVDLELAKRRADDIVRGSTSDLSIMLRLRYNFSRGGADLARIREAGFQIEEARNILDQTRRRIEEDVQQAYNANRTARERLDLLNQYVSAGAATRESYARQFSIGQRTLLDLLNAENEYFNARIAYMTGQYALLLSGYRIAAGMGQLLQQLQIALPIDSVKVSGRQG, encoded by the coding sequence ATGAAACGACGCACCGTCTTGCCAACGCTCGCGCTCGCATGCGGGCTCGCTGCATCCTCCTGTGCGGGGGCCGAGACGCTGCGCGACGCCGTTGCCCAGGCTGTTCACACGAATCCCGAAGTGCTGGCCGCGGCAAGCCGCCGCTATGCGGCCGATGAAGGAGTCAAGCAGGCGCGCGCGAACTATTTTCCGCGCATCGACCTGAATGTGGGCACGGGGCGCGAACACCTCGATACGCCGGACACGCGGCTGCGCGACTTGAGCGATGCGGGCTTCCGCCAGCGCGACGCCACCGTGACGCTGTCGCAAATGCTGTTCGACGGCCTGGCAACACGCAGCCAGGTGGCCGGCCAGACCGCGCGGGTCGAGTCGTCGGCCTATGGCGTCGCGGCGATCGCCGACGAGCTCGCCCTGCGCACCGTGGCCGTGTACCTGGAAGTGCTGCGGCGCCAGGAAACCGTTGCTGCCGCCGTCGACAACCTCGATGCCCACCAGCGCATCTACCAGCAAATCAAGTTGCTCAGCGAAGGAGGCGTCGGCCGCAGGGCCGACCTCGACCAGGCGGAGAGCCGCCTGGCCTTGGCGAAAGCGAACCTGCGCCAGGAACAAAGCAGCCTGCGCGATGCCGAACTTGGCTATCGCCGCCTGGTCGGTGCCGCACCCGCTGCGCTGCGCGCGCCCGAGCCGCTCGACAGGCAGCTCCCGGCAAGCGAGACGCTGGCGGTCGACGCGGCCCTGGCCGGCCACCCGTCGGTGAAATCCGCCGAAGCCGACGTCGCGTTCGCCACCGCCCTGCAATCGGGCGCCAGGTCGGCCCTGTCGCCACGCGTCGACCTCGAGCTGGCAAAGCGGCGCGCGGACGACATCGTACGCGGCTCGACGAGCGACCTGAGCATCATGCTGCGTCTTCGCTATAATTTTTCGCGCGGCGGCGCCGACCTCGCGCGCATCCGCGAAGCCGGTTTCCAGATCGAGGAAGCGCGCAACATCCTGGACCAGACCCGGCGCCGCATCGAGGAAGACGTGCAGCAGGCCTACAACGCCAACCGCACCGCCCGTGAACGGCTGGACCTGCTGAACCAGTACGTCAGCGCCGGCGCGGCCACGCGCGAATCGTACGCGCGCCAGTTCAGTATCGGACAGCGGACCTTGCTGGACCTGCTGAATGCGGAAAACGAGTATTTCAATGCCCGGATCGCCTACATGACGGGACAATACGCGCTGCTGCTCAGTGGCTACCGCATCGCTGCAGGCATGGGGCAGCTGCTCCAGCAACTGCAGATCGCCCTGCCGATCGACAGCGTCAAGGTGAGCGGGCGCCAGGGCTAG
- a CDS encoding ankyrin repeat domain-containing protein, protein MDKVDIFSAVERKNLRELKRILKSDPLAARRTDCWGRTALMLSCIEGEEAFVRLLLPCSDAMAADRDGETALMLASFGHPGCVELLLPVSEPMARDGDGWTALMWAASSGSERCVALLLPHSDANAATESGLTALDIARTYDQQARAQQIRRHMVETGDTGALDAVAVAAAASGSPGSAAPV, encoded by the coding sequence GTGGACAAGGTGGACATTTTTTCGGCGGTTGAACGGAAGAACCTGCGCGAGCTGAAGCGGATACTGAAAAGCGATCCGCTTGCCGCCCGCAGGACCGATTGTTGGGGACGCACGGCATTGATGCTGTCGTGTATCGAGGGGGAGGAGGCCTTCGTGCGGCTGCTGCTTCCATGCAGCGACGCGATGGCCGCCGACAGGGATGGCGAGACGGCGCTGATGCTGGCATCCTTCGGACACCCCGGTTGTGTCGAACTGCTGTTGCCGGTGAGTGAACCCATGGCCCGCGACGGGGACGGCTGGACTGCCCTGATGTGGGCGGCCTCGAGCGGTAGCGAGCGCTGCGTGGCCTTGTTGCTGCCCCACAGCGACGCAAACGCAGCCACGGAGTCCGGGCTCACCGCGCTCGACATCGCCCGGACTTACGACCAGCAGGCCCGGGCCCAGCAAATCCGGCGGCATATGGTGGAGACAGGCGACACCGGGGCGCTGGACGCCGTTGCCGTTGCCGCTGCAGCGAGCGGCTCCCCCGGATCCGCGGCGCCAGTCTAG